A section of the Diabrotica virgifera virgifera chromosome 8, PGI_DIABVI_V3a genome encodes:
- the LOC126890237 gene encoding uncharacterized protein LOC126890237: MASFKAEHLLSSELDYELKIRQLADPSLTTDQAKRVVFTGALKQASANRSHAVPSAFPLNFADEVREIEVTLADLKAQISSFVGSHSDVVYGRLTSRLGHVSGRVHLLESVNEEEDAIKKSLNFKILNLEGELEYKVVPQAHSTPHNPSVSVNSFPFFKSAPIHKWGVCFSGSSDENVVSFLEKVECLRIARGNTEDECFSSAGDLFKDSAFTWYLNNRGGFTSWQQLVAKLKSDFLHYNYEDTLLDDIKSRKQSPQQKVTIFINEIVSLCKRLEVPLSESHIVRIIKKNLLPSYHSSLALTDIPSIADLTEKCKKLEEVLSWSSDTLVPSRSNFKNNEPSYSGRPNYSRSGNQGHGYYDCHEPRIRFCYGCGRQGVRKFECQFCSGNERRGGSSLAAAPHQDTGNTTETHQNHGTNSSSLEAQASTSQSSHPLPKDKRPQNGKRQPKRGQR, encoded by the exons ATGGCATCTTTTAAGGCAGAACATCTGTTATCTTCTGAATTAGATTATGAGTTGAAAATCCGTCAGTTAGCTGATCCATCTTTAACAACGGATCAGGCTAAAAGGGTCGTGTTTACAGGTGCGTTGAAACAGGCTTCAGCAAATCGGAGTCATGCTGTTCCGTCAGCTTTCCCCCTAAATTTTGCTGATGAGGTCCGTGAAATAGAAGTCACCCTTGCAGATCTAAAGGCCCAAATTAGCTCTTTTGTTGGCTCCCATAGTGATGTAGTATATGGTCGCTTGACTTCCCGTTTAGGTCATGTTTCAGGTAGGGTTCATTTGTTAGAATCTGTAAATGAGGAAGAGGATGCCATTAAGAAGTCTCTCAACTTCAAAATACTTAATCTGGAAGGCGAACTTGAGTATAAGGTAGTTCCACAGGCTCACTCCACCCCTCATAACCCTAGTGTTTCGGTAAACTCATTTCCTTTCTTTAAGTCAGCTCCTATTCATAAATGGGGTGTATGTTTTTCGGGTAGTTCAGATGAAAATGTTGTTAGTTTTTTGGAAAAGGTAGAGTGTCTGCGTATAGCACGTGGGAATACTGAGGATGAGTGCTTTTCGTCCGCTGGGGACTTGTTTAAAGATTCAGCTTTTACTTGGTACCTCAATAATCGAGGTGGTTTTACTTCATGGCAACAGCTAGTTGCCAAGCTTAAGTCGGATTTTCTTCATTATAATTATGAGGACACTTTATTGGACGACATTAAATCACGCAAACAATCTCCTCAACAGAAGGTCACTATTTTTATTAACGAAATTGTTAGTTTATGTAAGCGTTTGGAGGTTCCTCTGTCTGAGTCACATATAGTTAGGATTATTAAGAAGAATTTGTTGCCGTCGTATCATTCCAGCCTTGCACTTACAGATATTCCGTCTATTGCTGATCTTACCGAAAAATGTAAGAAATTGGAAGAAGTTTTGTCATGGTCTTCTGACACTTTAGTCCCTAGTcgttctaattttaaaaataacgaACCATCCTATTCTGGTAGGCCAAATTATTCTCGGTCTGGGAAT CAAGGACACGGGTACTACGACTGTCATGAGCCTAGAATTCGGTTCTGCTATGGATGTGGACGTCAAGGGGTCCGTAAATTCGAATGTCAGTTTTGTTCGGGAAACGAGAGAAGGGGTGGATCGTCCCTGGCAGCCGCCCCTCATCAAGATACAGGGAATACTACCGAAACTCATCAAAACCACGGAACCAATTCCTCGAGTCTGGAAGCACAAGCTTCCACAAGTCAATCATCTCACCCTCTACCGAAAGACAAACGACCTCAGAACGGCAAACGCCAACCGAAAAGAGGACAACGTTAG